A single region of the Nicotiana sylvestris chromosome 6, ASM39365v2, whole genome shotgun sequence genome encodes:
- the LOC138871709 gene encoding uncharacterized protein, with protein MEAPKLLEYNFSVDASGIISAIGKVKDTRWLKPIQIDPSQRNPNLICKYHGTHGHMTKDCMQLREEVARLFNEGHLREFLDDRAKNHFRERDANRKNEPEESQQIIHMIIGGVDVPQGPIFKHTKVSITEEKQTRSYVPENALSFYDEEAKDVSQPHNDALVISILLNNVQIKRVLVDPGSFANIIRSMVVK; from the coding sequence ATGGAGGCACCCAAATTGTTAGAATACAACTTCAGTGTCGATGCCTCAGGTATTATCTCAGCCATTGGCAAAGTTAAAGATACTAGATGGCTCAAGCCCATACAGATCGATCCTTCTCAAAGGAATCCCAACTTAATATGTAAGTATCACGGTACTCATGGGCATATGACCAAGGATTGCATGCAGCTTAGGGAGGAGGTAGCCCGGTTGTTCAACGAAGGGCATCTTCGTGAATTTCTCGATGACCGGGCTAAGAACCATTTCCGAGAAAGAGATGCAAATAGGAAGAATGAACCTGAAGAATCTCAACAGatcattcacatgatcatcggtGGAGTCGATGTCCCACAAGGACCCATATTCAAACataccaaagtatccatcacgGAAGAGAAACAAACGCGGAGCTATGTGCCCGAGAACGCCTTATCATTCTATGACGAGGAAGCAAAGGACGTGTCCCAGCCTCACAACGACGCtctggtaatatctatccttttaaataatgTTCAGATTAAACGCGTTTTAGTAGATCCAGGTAGCTTTGCGAACATAATCAGATCAATGGTCGTGAAATAA